A single Lactuca sativa cultivar Salinas chromosome 8, Lsat_Salinas_v11, whole genome shotgun sequence DNA region contains:
- the LOC111912112 gene encoding uncharacterized protein LOC111912112 produces the protein MEEPINIESERCMKMVRVYNLEQEEKEEEEEEEEEEEKEPMMQQKSTIFVLSDDDDSNSMKDLKEEIFELKAIVEEQNKEKEVMKKEIEELRILVEKLQSDNMLKENSISDMKNKIEESRILVEKLQSDEMLKENSILELERIVSEYEFDL, from the exons ATGGAGGAGCCGATTAATATAGAAAGTGAAAGATGTATGAAAATGGTGAGAGTGTACAATTTAgaacaagaagaaaaagaagaagaagaagaagaagaagaagaagaagaaaaagaaccaATGATGCAACAAAAATCTACCATTTTTGTTCTAAGCGAT GATGATGATTCAAATTCAATGAAGGATCTAAAAGAAGAAATTTTTGAATTGAAGGCGATTGTAGAGGagcaaaataaagaaaaggaagTTATGAAGAAGGAGATTGAAGAATTGAGAATATTAGTAGAAAAACTACAAAGTGATAATATGTTGAAGGAAAATTCTATTTCGGATATGAAGAACAAGATCGAAGAATCGAGGATATTGGTTGAAAAACTACAAAGTGATGAAATGTTGAAGGAGAATTCTATTTTAGAGTTGGAAAGAATTGTATCAGAATATGAGTTTGATTTATAG